GGGAGGATCGCCGAACACACGGGAGCCGCGGAGACGATCATAGGCCGGATGGAGTCAGGTGCGGACGATAACGATTTCACCGCCGGGCGCGCCGCCCGTTATCCGATATTCGACACCCTCGCCGGTGAGATCGCCGAACTCGTCAGGAAGGGATAAGCTGAATCGCGGCGAAGAACGCGGCCGCGGGTGAAGGCATTTTCGGCGGTGGCCCGGGGGCCGATATCAACGCGCATCCCGGGCGCGCGATTTACTTTCCAGGAGCCCCTCTCAGCCTTTCTGTTCATCGGACCAGATCCGGAGCGAATGCCTGTAATAGTCGAAATCCGGTGGAGAGGCGGACTGCTGCTTGATGATGAGCTTCCTGGCCCAGCGCCGTTCCGCGATCTCGCATACGTCCTTGATCGTGCGTCCCGAAAGCCCCTCACAGGCAACCCCCAGCGCCGTCGTCTCCTCCGCGGAGAGATGCGTCGCGTAATTGGCGAATATCGCGGCGCGCTCCTTCTCATTCGGCAGGGGGAAGCGTATCGTCTGGTCGAAGCGGTTCACGAGCGCCTGGTCGAGGTCGTTTTTCCTGTTTGTGGCTCCTATGGTGATCGTGTTGCCCACGGCGTCGATCCCGTCGAGACGGCGCAGCAGCACCGAAAGCACGCGGCGGGTCGCCTCGAACATGTTCTGGTCCCTGGACCCGGCCAGCGAGTCTATTTCGTCGAAGAAGAGTATCGAACCCCCCAGGTCCTCGCAGGCGTCGAAAATGAGGGAGAGATTCTGGGACGACTGCCCGTACCACTTCGACATGATCGATTCTATGGGTACGTACACGAGCGGCACGCTCACCTCGCCCGCGATGAGGCGCGCGATGGTGGTCTTGCCCACGCCCGGGGGGCCCTCGAAAAGGATTGCGCGCGGGCGGTTCGATTCGAAGCTGCGGCGCGTGAGGCGCGCTATGGAATCGTACACCTCCGGGGTCTGA
This genomic stretch from Spirochaetota bacterium harbors:
- a CDS encoding ATP-binding protein, with protein sequence MSTITQERYPVMVEAPEIGAIPFDRMKEQVEREIVSFLERRKYPDDITLPRISYEKGTAQVSFSIPALGDSILNRFIGVVKNHLDQIRIHAFEDGYYALQALNKNLYKTENLYDNLKIEFLGLSSQFRAEFSKKGNLSQEEITLVIELFKTAYSQMKDDPIVRLRKLGASPYIENANLDWSYIAGYDEVKRKIRESIIMPLQTPEVYDSIARLTRRSFESNRPRAILFEGPPGVGKTTIARLIAGEVSVPLVYVPIESIMSKWYGQSSQNLSLIFDACEDLGGSILFFDEIDSLAGSRDQNMFEATRRVLSVLLRRLDGIDAVGNTITIGATNRKNDLDQALVNRFDQTIRFPLPNEKERAAIFANYATHLSAEETTALGVACEGLSGRTIKDVCEIAERRWARKLIIKQQSASPPDFDYYRHSLRIWSDEQKG